A DNA window from Primulina tabacum isolate GXHZ01 chromosome 12, ASM2559414v2, whole genome shotgun sequence contains the following coding sequences:
- the LOC142520574 gene encoding uncharacterized protein LOC142520574 codes for MNLVQLHHLLLNHHHHHHHHHHLHLHYFHQQALPMLFLKAHHPHPRPRPLPLPLPPPPSPPLQYSQNTDFTQLSSPTPSLSSQSTDFTQLCSTPSLSSPSKNADISMNLEVTFLPPLSPPPPPPPPPSSFSNFQNISPIFPSVPPPPPLAPPSNLSIFQNVSRILPSVPPPPPPRSSGSYVLAHSPNSPTPPPPPPFTCVSLSQRSSVVEITPPPSPASLGVQFNHRPPPPVYGVQNFPLYGVPPPPPPPPLLGTTPSLPPAPPPPPIHSPSFGVPSPPPPPVRAMTPPPPPSLPINRVPEPPLPPPMLRDSVPSPPPPPLPRAPPPPPPPPRGPTPPPPLLTRGAPTPPPPPMSGGPPPLPPGGPTPPPPPPPPPPSPPMFGGPPTPPPPIGRGPPPPPPPPGGPTPPPPPVFGGPPPPIGRGPPPPPPPPGGPTTPHTHGAPTPPLPPMFGGPPPPPPPVGRGPPPPPPPGSRAPGPPAPPGPPRPPGVGPPPPPPFGAKGPAVDGRGLSASSGRASRPPGMSGAAASRRSTLKPLHWSKVTRALQGSLWEELQRFGEPQVAPEFDVSELETLFSATVPKSDSAGGKSGGRRKSAGSKPEKVHMVDLRRANNTEIMLTKVKMPLPDMMAAVLALDESILDADQVENLIKFCPTKEEMELLKGYTGDLDQLGKCEQFFLELMKVPRVESKLRVFLFKILFYSQVSDFKKNLTIVNSSCEEVRQSLKLKEIMKKILYLGNTLNQGTARGAAVGFKLDSLLKLTDTRASNSKMTLMHYLCKVLASKSPSLLDFHKDLISLETASKIQLKSLAEEMQAIIKGLEKVKQELTASENDGPVSETFRKNLAEFVSAAEIEVSSVTNLYSTAGRNADALALYFGEDPARCPFEQVTATLLNFVRLYQKAHEENCKQDELEKKKAQKEAEMENAKGINLTKKGVKD; via the exons ATGAACTTAGTCCAGCTCCATCATCTCCTCCtcaaccaccaccaccaccaccaccaccaccaccacctccacctccattACTTTCATCAGCAAGCGCTGCCAATGCTTTTCCTAAAAGCTCACCACCCCCACCCCCGCCCCCGCCCCCTCCCCCTCCCCCTCCCCCCCCCTCCTTCCCCGCCGTTGCAATATTCTCAAAATACAGATTTTACTCAGTTGTCGTCTCCTACTCCATCACTGTCCTCTCAAAGTACAGATTTTACTCAGTTGTGTTCTACTCCATCACTGTCCTCGCCTTCTAAAAATGCAGACATTAGTATGAATTTGGAGGTGACTTTTCTCCCACCTCTttctccaccaccaccaccacctccccCACCTTCCAGCTTTTCCAATTTTCAGAACATAAGTCCAATTTTTCCATCTGTACCCCCACCTCCGCCACTTGCCCCACCTTCCAACCTTTCTATTTTTCAGAATGTTAGTCGAATTTTACCATCTGTACCTCCGCCGCCGCCACCTCGGTCATCTGGGAGTTATGTTCTGGCACATTCACCAAATTCCCCAACTCCACCACCGCCGCCACCATTTACTTGTGTATCTTTATCGCAAAGATCTTCCGTTGTAGAAATAACTCCACCCCCATCTCCGGCTTCACTTGGCGTCCAATTTAACCACCGACCACCACCTCCAGTCTATGGGGTCCAAAATTTTCCCTTATATGGAGttccacctccaccacccccacctCCATTGCTTGGCACTACACCATCCCTGCCTCCTGcaccgccaccacctcctaTTCATAGTCCATCATTTGGGGTGCCatctccacctccacctccggtACGTGCTATGACACCTCCTCCACCCCCATCTTTACCAATTAATAGAGTACCAGAACCACCTCTGCCTCCTCCTATGCTTCGGGACTCAGTGCCGTCGCCACCACCTCCCCCTTTGCCTAGGGccccacctccaccaccacctcctcctagAGGCCCAACACCTCCTCCACCACTTCTTACACGTGGAGCCCCaacaccacctcctccacccaTGTCTGGTGGCCCACCTCCACTTCCTCCTGGAGGCCCaacacctccacctccacctccacctccacctccatcCCCACCCATGTTTGGTGGCCCACCTACACCACCTCCGCCCATAGGAAGAggtccacctccacctccacctcctcCCGGAGGCCCaacaccacctcctccacccgTGTTTGGTGGCCCACCTCCGCCCATAGGGAGAGgccctcctccacctccacctcctcCAGGAGGCCCAACAACTCCTCATACACATGGAGCCCCAACACCACCTCTTCCACCCATGTTTGGTGGCCCACCTCCACCACCTCCACCCGTAGGAAGAGgcccacctccaccaccccctcctGGAAGTCGAGCACCTGGTCCACCGGCACCTCCAGGACCTCCTAGACCTCCAGGTGTTGGACCACCCCCACCTCCACCATTTGGTGCAAAAGGACCAGCAGTAGATGGAAGAGGGTTGTCTGCAAGTAGTGGGCGTGCTTCACGTCCTCCTGGTATGTCAGGTGCTGCAGCATCTCGAAGATCTACCTTAAAACCACTTCACTGGAGCAAGGTTACCAGGGCATTACAAGGAAGCTTGTGGGAAGAATTGCAGAGATTTGGAGAACCTCAAGT TGCACCAGAGTTTGATGTGTCGGAACTTGAGACTCTATTCTCTGCGACAGTGCCAAAGTCAGATAGTGCAGGAGGCAAATCTGGTGGTCGCCGGAAGTCTGCTGGATCTAAGCCTGAAAAAGTCCATATG GTTGACCTTCGAAGGGCAAATAATACCGAAATTATGCTTACCAAAGTGAAAATGCCACTTCCAGACATGATG GCTGCAGTTCTTGCTTTGGATGAATCAATTTTAGATGCTGATCAAGTTGAAAATCTTATTAAATTCTGTCCAACAAAGGAAGAGATGGAACTTCTCAAG GGATACACGGGAGACCTCGATCAGTTGGGCAAATGTGAACAG TTTTTTCTGGAGCTGATGAAGGTGCCACGAGTGGAATCTAAACTTAGGGTTTTCTTATTCAAGATTCTGTTCTATTCTCAG GTTTCTGATTTCAAAAAAAACTTGACAATCGTAAATTCTTCTTGTGAAGAG GTTCGACAATCCCTCAAACTGAAAGAAATCATGAAGAAAATTTTATATCTTGGAAATACGTTGAATCAGGGAACTGCCAGAG GTGCAGCAGTTGGATTCAAGTTGGACAGTCTTTTGAAACTCACTGATACACGTGCCTCCAATAGCAAGATGACACTTATGCATTATCTGTGTAAG GTACTTGCATCTAAATCACCATCTCTTTTAGACTTTCACAAAGATCTTATTAGCCTGGAAACGGCCTCAAAG ATACAACTGAAATCTTTGGCTGAGGAAATGCAAGCCATTATCAAAGGTTTAGAAAAGGTAAAGCAGGAGTTGACTGCTTCAGAAAATGATGGTCCTGTATCCGAAACTTTTCGCAag AACTTGGCAGAATTTGTTAGTGCTGCTGAGATAGAAGTGTCCTCTGTAACAAATCTATATTCCACTGCC GGAAGAAATGCAGATGCACTAGCTTTATATTTTGGTGAGGATCCAGCCCGATGCCCGTTTGAACAAG TTACTGCAACCCTCTTAAACTTTGTGAGGTTGTATCAGAAAGCTCACGAAGAAAACTGTAAACAGGATGAACTAGAAAAGAAGAAAGCTCAAAAGGAGGCTGAAATGGAGAATGCAAAGGGAATAAATCTAACCAAGAAAGGCGTAAAAGATTGA
- the LOC142520533 gene encoding putative xyloglucan 6-xylosyltransferase 5 yields MGSESPFAAQKRTSSALPTTTAASNGGSRVRAAALLPRGRQISKTFNNIKITILCGFVTILVLRGTIGIGNLVSYEAEAENQNLQEEINRILAEIRSDKDPDNPEDQAEEFFNPNRTFALGPKISNWDGDRKVWLEKNPMFPNYVNGKPRILLVTGSPPNPCDNAIGDHYLLKAAKNKIDYCRIHGIEIVYNMAHLDKELAGYWAKLPLIRGLMLAHPEVEWVWWMDSDALFTDMAFEIPVFKYKDHNMVIHGYPDLLFDQKSWIALNTGSFLFRNCQWSLDLLDAWAPMGPKGPVREEAGKILTANLKGRPAFEADDQSALIYLLISQNDKWMNKVFVENSFYLHGYWEGLVDRYEEMIEKYHPGLGDDRWPFVTHFVGCKPCGSYGDYPVERCLKSMERAFNFADNQVLNLYGFRHRGLVSPNIKRIRNETVTPLVYVDQFDFRHSVHQKGEH; encoded by the coding sequence ATGGGTTCTGAAAGCCCGTTTGCAGCTCAGAAACGGACTTCTAGCGCACTACCGACGACAACCGCCGCCTCCAACGGCGGATCTCGTGTCCGTGCCGCCGCTCTCCTCCCACGTGGCCGGCAGATCAGTAAAACCTTCAACAACATCAAGATCACGATACTATGTGGATTCGTTACTATTCTGGTACTCCGCGGCACGATTGGTATCGGCAACCTTGTGTCCTATGAAGCGGAAGCTGAAAATCAGAATCTCCAAGAAGAAATCAATCGGATCCTCGCCGAGATTCGATCGGATAAGGACCCCGATAACCCGGAGGACCAAGCCGAGGAGTTTTTCAACCCGAATAGGACTTTCGCTTTAGGGCCCAAAATCAGTAACTGGGATGGAGACAGAAAGGTATGGCTTGAAAAGAATCCGATGTTTCCCAATTATGTTAATGGAAAACCTCGGATTTTGCTCGTCACAGGTTCCCCACCGAACCCTTGTGATAATGCGATCGGGGATCATTATTTGTTGAAAGCTGCAAAGAACAAGATTGATTATTGCAGAATACATGGGATTGAGATTGTGTATAATATGGCTCATTTAGATAAGGAATTGGCAGGGTATTGGGCTAAGTTGCCTTTGATTCGAGGGTTGATGTTGGCTCATCCTGAGGTGGAGTGGGTTTGGTGGATGGATAGTGATGCTTTGTTTACTGATATGGCATTTGAGATACCTGTATTTAAGTACAAGGATCATAATATGGTTATTCATGGTTACCCCGATCTGTTGTTTGATCAGAAGTCATGGATCGCGCTGAACACCGGTAGTTTCTTGTTCCGAAATTGTCAGTGGTCATTGGACTTGTTGGATGCTTGGGCTCCAATGGGCCCCAAGGGTCCTGTTCGTGAGGAGGCTGGCAAGATCTTGACGGCAAATTTGAAGGGTCGGCCAGCATTCGAGGCAGATGATCAATCTGCATTGATATATTTGCTGATTTCTCAAAACGATAAATGGATGAATAAGGTTTTTGTTGAGAACTCGTTTTATTTGCACGGATATTGGGAGGGTCTAGTGGACCGGTACGAGGAAATGATTGAAAAATACCACCCGGGACTGGGTGATGACAGGTGGCCATTTGTGACACATTTCGTTGGCTGCAAACCTTGTGGGAGTTATGGGGATTATCCGGTTGAGAGGTGTTTGAAGAGCATGGAGAGGGCTTTCAACTTTGCGGATAATCAAGTTTTGAACTTGTATGGCTTTAGGCATAGGGGATTGGTCAGCCCCAATATTAAGAGGATTAGGAATGAGACTGTTACTCCTTTGGTGTATGTAGATCAGTTTGATTTTCGACATTCAGTTCATCAAAAGGGTGAACACTAG
- the LOC142520469 gene encoding two-component response regulator-like APRR1 produces the protein MENETGKSGDVFIDRSKVRILLCDNDDKSSEEVYTLLCKCSYQVISVRSPRQVIDALNAAGPDIDIIISEVDLPMSKGLKMLKYIMRDKELRRIPVIMMSAQDEVSIVVKCLKFGAADYLVKPLRTNELLNLWTHMWRRRRMLGLAEKSIVNCDLDLVASDPSDPNTNSTTLFSDDTDDRSLKGNNPEVFNTSGRGGETATRIETVICDLPVCQPVVTQISDKQTGQISSFLKKELKIGESSAFFTYIKSTIPNSTTRGPPSVHEDEPQHLKIPEHISMVSGQAVMDIQQQDITKTMENRSDGDEYHCSNSFHDSFFAERSCTPVSHDISQQRNSDEDFCHSLVRSGNVGDATGHYTHAAYPYYMPGVINQITMPPASMYQKHALDIHNHSNLAMLPPYNHIPQFPPHVQGMVPYPYYPLGICLQPGQMPAPAPHSWPSLKCPPMNEGKSGKVDRREAALMKFRQKRKERCFDKKIRYVNRKKLAERRPRLRGQFVRKVNGITVDLNGQPASAEEEEEDDEEYDEEENDS, from the exons ATGGAGAATGAAACGGGGAAGAGTGGGGATGTGTTCATCGATCGGAGTAAAGTGAGGATTTTGCTCTGTGATAATGATGACAAAAGTTCCGAGGAGGTATACACGCTTTTGTGTAAATGTTCTTATCAAG TTATTTCTGTAAGATCACCAAGACAGGTGATTGATGCACTGAATGCTGCGGGGCctgatattgatattattatctCGGAAGTTGACCTTCCGATGTCTAAGGGtttgaaaatgttaaaatatATCATGAGGGACAAAGAATTGCGGCGGATTCCAGTGATCA TGATGTCAGCTCAAGACGAAGTTTCTATTGTTGTTAAGTGCCTAAAATTTGGAGCAGCTGATTATCTTGTGAAGCCCTTACGTACTAATGAGTTGTTGAACTTGTGGACACACATGTGGAGAAGAAGGAGAATG CTGGGACTTGCTGAGAAGAGCATTGTAAATTGTGATCTAGATCTGGTAGCTTCGGATCCTAGTGATCCTAACACCAACAGCACTACTTTATTCTCGGATGACACAGATGACAGGTCTCTGAAGGGTAATAACCCAGAAGTTTTCAACACATCAGGAAGAGGAGGTGA AACTGCTACTCGGATAGAGACTGTGATTTGTGATCTTCCAGTGTGTCAGCCTGTCGTGACACAAATAAGTGACAAACAGACAG GACAAATTTCGTCTTTTCTGAAAAAGGAACTAAAAATAGGCGAGTCTTCTGCCTTTTTCACGTATATCAAGTCAACCATACCCAACAGCACCACTCGAGGGCCACCTTCTGTTCATGAAGATGAACCTCAGCATTTGAAGATACCAGAGCATATCTCCATGGTAAGTGGTCAAGCTGTTATGGACATCCAACAGCAGGATATCACAAAGACCATGGAAAATCGTTCTGATGGTGATGAATATCACTGCAGTAACAGCTTTCACGATTCTTTCTTTGCGGAGAGGTCGTGTACTCCTGTATCTCATGATATCTCACAACAGAGGAACTCGGACGAAGATTTCTGTCACTCACTTGTGCGTTCAGGAAACGTTGGTGATGCGACCGGTCATTACACTCATGCTGCTTATCCTTACTACATGCCCGGAGTGATAAATCAAATAACGATGCCACCAGCCTCAATGTATCAAAAGCACGCACTGGATATACACAACCATTCTAATCTTGCTATGTTGCCTCCATACAATCACATTCCTCAATTCCCACCTCACGTCCAAGGGATGGTGCCTTATCCATACTACCCCCTTGGTATATGCTTACAACCTGGTCAAATGCCTGCTCCCGCTCCTCATTCATGGCCATCTTTGAAATGTCCgccaatgaatgaagggaagtCGGGTAAAGTTGATCGAAGGGAGGCAGCCTTGATGAAGTTTAGACAAAAGCGGAAAGAGAGGTGTTTTGACAAGAAGATCAGGTATGTAAACCGGAAAAAACTCGCAGAACGTAGGCCTCGCCTGAGGGGCCAGTTTGTGAGAAAGGTTAATGGCATTACTGTGGATCTTAATGGGCAACCAGCTTCTGctgaagaagaagaggaagatgATGAAGAGTATGACGAGGAAGAGAATGATTCTTAA